One genomic segment of [Pasteurella] aerogenes includes these proteins:
- the ispD_1 gene encoding 2-C-methyl-D-erythritol 4-phosphate cytidylyltransferase, producing MIYAGILAGGKGTRMGITDMPKQFLELGSKPILIHTIEKFLLVPDFDKIVLGIHPDWVTYTEDLLDKHLSQYLDRIIITEGGHDRNTTIENIIKKIDSIKPITKDDIIVTHDSVRPFVTVRTIKDNIELLANNDAADTVVEATDTIVESQNNTIITDIPERKYLYQGQTPQTFRMQEFLELYYALSEEQKEILTDACKIFVINSKNVALAKGEYSNIKITTVTDLKIARSMLEEV from the coding sequence ATGATCTACGCAGGTATTTTAGCGGGTGGTAAAGGCACTCGTATGGGCATTACTGATATGCCAAAACAATTTTTAGAGCTAGGCTCAAAGCCGATTTTGATTCATACTATTGAAAAATTTTTGCTAGTACCAGATTTTGATAAAATTGTATTAGGTATTCACCCTGATTGGGTTACTTATACAGAAGATTTATTAGATAAGCACTTAAGTCAGTATCTTGATAGAATTATTATTACTGAAGGTGGTCATGATAGAAATACGACTATTGAAAATATTATCAAAAAAATTGATTCTATTAAACCAATTACAAAGGATGACATTATTGTCACTCATGATTCTGTACGTCCATTTGTAACGGTTAGAACTATTAAAGATAATATTGAACTTTTAGCTAATAATGATGCTGCTGATACAGTCGTTGAAGCAACAGACACAATTGTAGAAAGTCAAAATAACACTATTATTACAGATATTCCTGAGCGCAAATATCTTTATCAAGGCCAAACACCACAAACTTTTAGAATGCAAGAATTCTTGGAGCTATATTATGCATTATCTGAAGAGCAAAAAGAAATTTTGACAGACGCTTGTAAGATTTTTGTAATTAATAGTAAAAATGTTGCATTAGCAAAAGGTGAATATTCTAATATTAAAATTACTACAGTTACTGATCTCAAAATTGCTCGAAGCATGCTAGAGGAGGTGTAA